In one window of Labilibaculum sp. DW002 DNA:
- a CDS encoding MarR family winged helix-turn-helix transcriptional regulator, which translates to MTKESKTFHECCLYFTVNSFARKINEMAEEEFKITGLTSSHAYLMLTLLDEPGLSQNELSQKMNLKASTMTRFIDKLMQKQLVERMQKGRSVFIYPTAKGKELRVLIEGAMKKMYERYYEVLDEDFSKNLTADINKANMLLKD; encoded by the coding sequence ATGACTAAAGAATCTAAGACATTTCACGAATGCTGCCTGTATTTTACAGTCAATTCTTTCGCCAGAAAAATTAATGAAATGGCAGAAGAGGAGTTTAAAATAACAGGATTGACTTCCTCTCATGCTTACTTGATGCTCACTTTGCTTGATGAGCCAGGACTGAGTCAGAATGAATTGAGTCAAAAAATGAATCTGAAAGCTTCTACAATGACTCGTTTTATCGACAAGTTAATGCAAAAGCAATTGGTGGAGAGAATGCAAAAGGGGCGATCCGTTTTTATTTATCCAACCGCAAAGGGAAAAGAACTGAGAGTATTGATTGAGGGAGCAATGAAAAAAATGTATGAAAGATATTATGAAGTGTTGGATGAAGATTTTTCCAAGAATCTAACTGCAGATATTAACAAAGCAAATATGCTTTTAAAGGATTAG